The genomic segment TTAAGGGAAATGGGTTTCTTTTCCCTCAAACACGCACAAAAACACTAGCTTCACAGGCTTCTATTGATAATGGTTGAGCATTGGTACTAGATGATGTGATCATGCAGTTTAACACCATCCTAGATGGTGCAGCATAGGGGCAGGAACAGAAAATCATATACAGTGCAACCATTCATAAGAAAGCGCCATACATCTTCTCTAGAATCTAACTTGCTTTGTAATGAAGGCAGTCTTTTGGCCCTGAAGCTGTCAAGAGTACTTACAGGGATGTTAGGTGTGAGCTCAGTGAAGTCCACATAGGCACCAGATATCACTACAGTTCCATTCTCAACTACTTTGCTCTGGAAATGCACACGGCTCCCTTCCTTCCACATGTCTGTCTGGATTGTCTGTCCAGGGACCACAGGCTTGGAGAAGCGCACCTTGAGTGCCTTAAATTTGCTGACATCGTTGTTGGCATACTGTTTGAGTACATGACGGGCTGAGTACCCAAGAGAGCAGAGCCCATGCAAGATCGGTTTGGATAAGCCTGGAATATATGTTCATTGATAAAAAATGAGTAATGTAGATTTAATTTGTAATATGGATAGGACGCAATCAGGAAAGGTGTTCCCATGGCTCTAGATTCAAGCAGCAGAGGTTGCCTTCACATGTATCAGGAAAATAATTGGAACCAAGTTTTACTGAAAATATTTGAAGTTCAAATAGGCTTCTAATAACCTTCAATAAGACCTTTTAACTTTTTTGGGAGTTGGTAAGAGAATGAATTATCCACTTTGCTGGATTTAATCCTGGTAAATAACACATTAATAAACAGCCACTACATTATGTGCACAATTACTGTATGTTACCCTACCATTAGACTAAACTGTGTTTTAAAACACTGCAAGCTAAGGATATTGCAAATCCTCCCTTACCTCCCATTTGTGCAAAAGCTGGATCAACATGCAAGGGGTTGTAATCTCCACTCAGCCTATACAAGGCGGCCTGCGTTAATCCTGTTTTCTCTTTTACACTTGCGTCTGGAGTACGTGATGGAGGTGAAACAACAGGCTTGACCTTATCTGAGCTACGCTTGCCTCCAAATCCCCCTGCTCCTCCAAGATAAATAGAGAACTGATTGAAGCAAATTGGCTCTTCCTGTTCATCTAAAGTGGTGACGTTAAGCAGAACAAGTGCCCCCTTGCCCTTATCCAGGACATCAACTACCTCTGCCCTGTTTGTGATACTTCCTGAAGTAGGGAGTGGCTTATAGACTTCAAGGTATTGTTCTCCATGGAGAAGCTAAATAACAAGAAAAGTTTTTAGTAGGCTGTTAACAAGTATtaactttttcaacatttttgtTAAGTCCAAAAGGAAATAACAAATTAAgaaaatacatactttttgAAAGCCAGGTAACTTTTTTATTCCAATTGCTAGCTAGCCCAAACACATTTGAGGTTACCTCTGGTAAGCAGGTACACAAAAACTGAACCATACTTTCTTAGTTGGCTTTATTGCAGTAATTGCTAAGCAGAAGTTAATGCAAATGGTTTTACCTTAGCTGGGTCAAATTTGATTCCTGCCATTTCTCCTCCTGCTATGCCCATCATACTGCCCTGTAGAGACAAAAGTATGAGTGCACTATCAATCCTGCCATTTCCATCATACTCATCTGAAGACACAAATTTATGAGTGCACAATCAATCCTGCCATTTCCATCATAATGTCCTGAAGACACAAAATTATGAGTGCACAATCAATCATGCCATTTCCATCATAATGTCCTGTAGACACAAATTCATGAGTGCACAATCAATCATGCCATTTCCATCATAATGTCCTGAAGACACAAAATTATGGGTGCACAATCAATCATGCCATTTCCATCATACTGTCCTGAAGACACAAAACTGTGAGTGCGCCATCTATCCTGCCCACCCCATTAATTTGCGACTGGTAGGTTAGTTGTGAAAATTATTACCTGTCCAAGTATGATACCAAATGTTGGTAATGCAGCAAAGTCCTCATGATTCTCATACAAGAACTTCAAGTGTGAATAGTCTTCCTGGAATGACACGCCAACACCAAGAGCATACAGGATTACATCATTATGAGTGTATGATTTCTTGGCATCAGGCATTTTCTGGGTCATGCTTTTTCCAGGGGATGCATTCCTAGCATTTTCCTGTTCCTGCCTGGCTTCCTTCACATCCTCTACAAACTGGAGCACATTGCTAGCCTCGGTGGGATTCTCTGCATCTGTCCAGTCTGTAATCCCCTCCCAGTTGTCACGCACCATCTCAGGGGTAACAAACTCAACTTCCTTACGTAGCAACTTTCCCTTAGTGCGCTGCCACCGTGTTTGCGAAAACCAGCCAACAGCAGTCTCAAAGAGTCCTGCATTCTCTTCACAGCTTTCATGGCAAAGGTACAAAACAAGTGGCGCAATGTATTCTGGTTTCAAAGCTTCTATCATTTCATCCGACATGACTGTCTTTGTGAGTCTGGAACCAGCAACAGGGGCAATGGCATTACACTTGATGTTGTATTTTGCTCCTTCTTGTGCCAGTGTATTGCTCAAGCCTACTAGGCCAAGCTTAGCAGCAGAGTAGTTTGCTTGACCAAAATTGCCATAGATACCGGACGTCGAGGTGGTCATAATGATCCGTCCGAATTTCTGCTTCTTCATATGAGGCCATGCTGCGCGTGTGACTAGAAAAGACCCTTTTAAGTGAACCCTCTGGACTAAATCCCAATCGAGCTCACTCATGCGCAAAATTGACTTATCACGTAAAATCCCAGCATTATTTACGACGACATCGATCCTACCAAAAGCTTTAATAGCCGTCTCTACAACTTGATCTCCTTGTTCAACGGAGTTGTAGTCAGCTACAGCCTTGCCCCCTTTGGCTCTGATTTCTTGGACGACTTTGTCTGCTGCCCGTCCACTTTTCCCTTCGCCCTTGGTATCTCCCCCGAGGTCATTTACAACAACTGAAGCCCCTCTCTCAGCAAAGGCCAATGCATATTGTCGTCCGAGGCCATTTCCAGCCCCGGTGACAAGAACAACGCGTCCGTCGAAGCGAATGGGTTCCGCCGCCATCTTTGGTTACAAGCACAAGAGGACAATGGAGTAGAGCTCAACCAAgatcatgggggaggggtgactCCGATACTAGGCATgtctaat from the Nematostella vectensis chromosome 4, jaNemVect1.1, whole genome shotgun sequence genome contains:
- the LOC5504006 gene encoding peroxisomal multifunctional enzyme type 2; the encoded protein is MAAEPIRFDGRVVLVTGAGNGLGRQYALAFAERGASVVVNDLGGDTKGEGKSGRAADKVVQEIRAKGGKAVADYNSVEQGDQVVETAIKAFGRIDVVVNNAGILRDKSILRMSELDWDLVQRVHLKGSFLVTRAAWPHMKKQKFGRIIMTTSTSGIYGNFGQANYSAAKLGLVGLSNTLAQEGAKYNIKCNAIAPVAGSRLTKTVMSDEMIEALKPEYIAPLVLYLCHESCEENAGLFETAVGWFSQTRWQRTKGKLLRKEVEFVTPEMVRDNWEGITDWTDAENPTEASNVLQFVEDVKEARQEQENARNASPGKSMTQKMPDAKKSYTHNDVILYALGVGVSFQEDYSHLKFLYENHEDFAALPTFGIILGQGSMMGIAGGEMAGIKFDPAKLLHGEQYLEVYKPLPTSGSITNRAEVVDVLDKGKGALVLLNVTTLDEQEEPICFNQFSIYLGGAGGFGGKRSSDKVKPVVSPPSRTPDASVKEKTGLTQAALYRLSGDYNPLHVDPAFAQMGGLSKPILHGLCSLGYSARHVLKQYANNDVSKFKALKVRFSKPVVPGQTIQTDMWKEGSRVHFQSKVVENGTVVISGAYVDFTELTPNIPSVTDVLLQPSSSGLKSEALFAELKKRVSDHPDLVKKVKGIFLWHVKKGGKVVSSWTVDLKTPGGAVFTGPPKGGKPDTTITCEDEDLISMATGKANPQQLFMKGKLKVAGNIMLTMKLNQLFKDYAKI